The Apium graveolens cultivar Ventura unplaced genomic scaffold, ASM990537v1 ctg8570, whole genome shotgun sequence sequence TGATAACCACCCTGATTCAAACTCATCAGGCTCAATAGTTGAAGACCAGataaatttcttcatcttctccatAAAGTCAGTTTCCTTACACAATCGATTGCCAAGCTGACAAATAAATTACAGCAAATACAAAAATCAAACATTGAAATCACTTCAACAACTTAAAAACGATAAATAAAAGAAGCCAaaaaagccaaacaaagaaaatcaatATTACCAACAAATAATATTATAGAAGCGAAATCAGTGATCATTTTCAAAGAAGATGGTATTGGTTAAAAAATATAAATCAATCTAACAAAAACAGTAACAACCAAATGCAATAAATcaccaaaataaaaaaataaatttaaaaattatcatCTAACATACCTTAAGAGGGGATTTCTGGATTATATGCCACATGCATAAACGATGCTTAGTGGCAGGATATTCATTGGTTGCTTTAAAAACTTCAGGAACAGCAGCTTTCATTGCATGACACTAGTCAGAACCATAAGAATATGATTATGCTTTATTGCTTCAAAAAATGCTGAAACGCCCATGTATAATGACTCTTATCCTTCTTAACAAGAAGACATGCAGCAAATGTGACACATAGATCATGTTTATCCACACCGGTAAAAGGAGCAAAGATCATGTTATACCTGTTAAAATAAACACAAAATGGTCAAAAAGAATCatacaatttaaaaaaaaaacctAAAATGGTAGAAAATATACCGATTTGTATTAAATGTAGCATCAAAGGATACAACATCTCCATTTAATTCATAATTTCTTCTAGCAGTAGCATCAGCCCAAAAAAGATTCGTTAAATAACCCTCACAATCAACATCATATGCATAATAAAATGATTCACATGTCTCATGTAAAACTTTAAACTTTTCCAGCAATATCTGTGCATCAGCCTCACCAACATAACACCTTAAATCTctattaaaattctgaaaatcatgtACCGAAGCACCAATATTGCCATAACCACCAACCTGTTCCTTCATCAAAGTAAAAGATTTACTAGTACCAATATTCACTTTAGTAGTATCAACAATATGTTAGCGCATACGATTAGTCATTTCTCTATTTGCTTTCAAAAATTGAAGACCCTCTTCAGAAGCTAACGGATGATTGTGTTTTTCCTCAAACACAGCAATAACATACTTGTCGGACCAATACGTTTGAAAACACATATTGCTTTACATCCGCACCTCCCTGAAACAGTCCTCCTACGCTTAACAATTTTACTAGAACTTTCATCTAAATTTCTAGGCAGATCATTAAAACCAGCTCTCCCACAAATaatatattttctcaaaattattTCATCCCTATCATCTTTCATTTCAATATTCAACCTCACATTAAATCTAGACAACCTCCCATATTCCTTGTAAAATTCAATACCTTTTTCCGAACTATCAAAACTCTGATTAACCTCTGGTTTAGAAATATCACCACTATACTTTGGAATGTAATACTTATGACCACCATGTGAAATATTAAAACGCGAAACAAAAATCTCACTTTCAGATAAACTGTTACCGCCATTAGATACATAATCACCTACTAAAAGGCTAATATGAGACGAATCACCGCAACTGGAACCTAAAAGCATATAAAAAATTCAGTCATAACaaactaaaatatattaatatagcATAATTAACCAACAATCACTAACAATACACTTGTTTACAATTACAAATAAAAAAGCAACATCAATGATAACAAATGTACCACAtgtaaaattaattaataactacaTTATCACTAATCGTAGTCAAATAATCAGTTAAGGCTTAAGACATAAGCAAATGACATTGATTCACATAAAATTATAATCACTAAAAAAATACCAATAATAACTTACAAATTCAAAATACATAAGAAATAAAACTACAAACGCACTACAATCAAAGTTAGCTCACAACACATAATCACTAATAATAGTCGAATAATGAGTGAAAGTAACTATTAAATTTTACATTTAAACTACTAAATCAACTGAAATGTATGAAACACATAAAAAGAGTTTAAAACGCAAGTAATTACCTTAATTCATAGAAATTTTCAACAAATCTGAAGTAATCGTGCTTTAGAATACCTACGAAATCAATCGATTACAAAAAATGAAAAGAAACAAGATATGAACTTAGTGAGCTCAGTGATAATCACgaaaaagaaaaattgaagaaaGATAGAGAATGTACGGGATGCGGAAATTGATAGAGAAAACTTAGAGAGAGAAATAGTATAGAGAGAAAGAATAGAAATAAATGGTGACCTTGAAATTAATTAGACCATATAAATGTCTACAAGGTTTTgaattaataacaaaataaacgGATCGGATGAATCTTTGGGAAAAAAATAAATGGTTGTGATTTCATTCTACTTATATAATAAGAATTATTTTCATTTCAACAATTGcttatatacatacatatatatatatatatatattgcccAAATAAGAACTTAAAATGAGAATTATGAGAACTTGTAATCTTCGTAGCTAAAGTTTGTAATTTTatagaatttaaaatttttactttGCACAAAATCATCAATTTTCGAATTCAAAATTTTACCTTTTTAAAAGTCAGCAATTTTAATTACGAAAATTCTTACGGTTTTCAGTTTCAGAAGTTCTCTTTAGAGCactatcatatatatatatatatatatatatatgtgaacCTCAAATAAATTGTAATCCATAAAATAATAACCTCACTAAAATACTATTTTATGGAGTCCCAACATAATCAACAcaatatatttttacatataaTGAAGTAATACACTAGCTAAAATACACTAGCTACTTATACCTATATCAATCACTAGTTTGTAATTTTTATTCGAAAATTGGTTTGTATTTGAAAATTatcgtgtatatatatatatatatatatatatatatatatactgtgGTGTGAATTTCAGTTCTCTTTTTTTTATTTCCTTTAATATATTTTGAAGAGATTTGAACCTGAGCAACATTTTAAACCTTTTCTTGTCAAGGAACTAGAAATGCTTATAACCTTTTTTTGCTAATTGTTTTGGACTAATTAACGTAAATCGTATTTTTTTGTGGGTCCTCGAACCAAATATTCTTTGAAATTTATAGTCAACCAAAAGCGGACAGAACTTCGATTCAGCTAATCCATACATATCACACTTATATATTCaatctaatatttattttagtaTTTTTAAGAAGATATTGTTTGAACATCTTTTTATaactttttttaataaaaaggtaTTGTTAAAAAGGTATTGCTCATCTATTAAATGACATAATGAATTTGAGATTATTCtataagaaaaatgaaggtgCTCTTGTCTTTATCTTTAACCCTCCACCTGTTTATATCGAAAACTCAACTATTGGAAATTTAGCTTTATCCAAATTTCATTTCACGAAATCAATAGGAAAAAAGAATTCATATGAAAAAAGAATTATCaataaatattttcttgattaaaaaaattaaaatttattttaaaccCCGATTTATTACACTAAACGAATTTTTTTAATCTTTCACTTTCCATTTACAATAACTACAATTGTTTGTTAAGAGTACAACCTTGAGCATAACCACTGGCGTAGCTAGAAATTCGAGccacaagttcaaaaattttgtAAAGACCAAGATGAATgtagaaaataatttagaaatattAACAAAATATTTATAATGAACCTATTCTACCATAATGCACAATGGTATGGGGTCAAATAACAATTTATTACTATAAATCTATATTTTCAAAGGAGTAAAGGTAAAACTTATTTATTATAACTTTTTTCCTAATTAAATTCGAACATTCAAAAtttctgtttttcaaatttcAGTGGGGTCAGTTGCCCACACAGCCAATACGCCGGAGGATAACAAGTAACAATTTTgcccaaattttaccaattaagCCGAGCCCATACTTCACCGTTATTAGGTTGAGTATGCGAATGCTATATTTTTAGTTTAATAATTTTGTGTATATTTTGTATTTTTATAGTCATGAATTTCTGTACCAGCAGAACATATGAATTTTGTCTATGTTagtcaattttaaaatcataaaaacgaTAAACTTTAACTTACGTGTCGTTTTCTAAAATTCATATCCAATTTCAAATAATgataaaattctatttttattataATGCAAGTTCGAACCCAATAATATTTTACTTTATCGAGAAATTATGACGTACTCCTTAACTTTTAAGGAAGATATTATATAAAAAAAgtcaatttaattataatttacaaCAATGCTGGTCATGTCCTAAATGCCCCTAGCTAGATCCCCTACGCGGTATATATTTAGGCACATTGGATAAATTACACTTACATCTGTATATTAGCCTATACAGTCTCGAAATTTTGGTCCCATCGCTATTGCATATACATTTCAATTCATTTCGACTGTGAGATATGGAGATTTCTAAGTTAAATAATCAAAACAATGGCTCTAACAATGGAAGTACTAAGGAAAAAATGGTGACCATTTTGGTGGTGGACGATGATAGAACTTGCTTATCTCTTATTGCTAGTTTGCTAAAGGGATGCGCCTATCGAGGTATGTATATAAACTCTATTCATTTCTTGTTTATAAAATCTGCtaataattcatattttaattgTACGAGTTAAAAACAAGaggaaattataaaaaaaattacagaagATTTGGTTCATTTTGACTGATTTTTAAATTACCATCTCAAATCTTTTGATGTGGCATACTGATCTTTCTAGAATATAGTATCAGATGCCTTTTTCTAACATCTTTAGATTTTAAATGAGCTCGTTACTTAACAGATGTTGCGTCTAATATTTTCTTGTTTTGTTTTCTCATAGTATTGACTGCCAAGGATCCTCTGGATGCTTTGCGCATCCTACGGACTGGAGTCATTAAGTTTGATCTGGTGGTATCTGATGTCCACATGCCAGGCATGGATGGGTTTGAACTACAAAGATGGATTCATCAAGATTTTCAATTACCGGTTGTATGTGAGTGTCACTATAACTGAatttaaatttcattaatatataaCCGCGCTTTATGAAAAATAGTTTTATCTAGTGCTATGTTAGGTATTTTTTTTATTACCGCAATTTTTTTGAAGCGCATAATAAATTTTTCATGCAATAGTAAACGATATTAAGAAGGCGGTTGCTCGGTTTTTAGATCAGTTTTTCAGAGTTCCGAAAGACAAAGCTCTTCTAACAAAAAAGAACAAGCTTAATTGGACACCTTTTCTCCATGACAAGTTTGTAAGAGCTGTGCAGCATCTAGGGCCTCAAGGTAAGATGTTACATTTTAACATGTCTTTCACTACAGTTTAAT is a genomic window containing:
- the LOC141705120 gene encoding protein FAR1-RELATED SEQUENCE 5-like — its product is MGPKFRDCSSCGDSSHISLLVGDYVSNGGNSLSESEIFVSRFNISHGGHKYYIPKYSGDISKPEVNQSFDSSEKGIEFYKEYGRLSRFNVRLNIEMKDDRDEIILRKYIICGRAGFNDLPRNLDESSSKIVKRRRTVSGRCGCKAICVFKRIGPTMNIGTSKSFTLMKEQVGGYGNIGASVHDFQNFNRDLRCYVGEADAQILLEKFKVLHETCESFYYAYDVDCEGYLTNLFWADATARRNYELNGDVVSFDATFNTNRYNMIFAPFTGVDKHDLCVTFAACLLCHAMKAAVPEVFKATNEYPATKHRLCMWHIIQKSPLKLGNRLCKETDFMEKMKKFIWSSTIEPDEFESGWLSVMKEFKLEWNKWLGKMYSLRKSWIPAYF